A stretch of Candidatus Bathyarchaeota archaeon DNA encodes these proteins:
- a CDS encoding formyltransferase family protein, giving the protein MRVASFVSGSGTNARRIIERSYEEDSRFEVSLIFSDVRDGCLLRNGKKRCRAKDIADEYGIPYEYEDIRDFYREKGEKRSDLSLRPEYDRLVVEKLAPHRIDLIALAGYMSITTWPLLEAYRGRIVNVHPADLSLLDGNERKYVGIHVIRDAILAGESELRASTHVVRDKVDHGEILVVSRPIPVRLPEGIVLRELALDKHLLSVTVDEHQEELKRQGDWVIFPLTIQMIAAGFFALDGEGGVYVNGVLSPGGYRF; this is encoded by the coding sequence ATGCGGGTGGCTTCCTTCGTTTCCGGTTCTGGAACCAACGCGAGGAGGATAATAGAGAGGTCCTATGAGGAGGACTCTCGTTTCGAGGTCTCCCTAATCTTCTCTGATGTCCGAGATGGTTGCCTTCTGAGGAACGGGAAGAAAAGGTGTAGGGCTAAGGATATCGCGGATGAGTATGGTATACCCTATGAGTATGAGGACATCCGGGACTTTTACAGGGAGAAAGGGGAAAAGAGGTCCGACCTCAGCCTCCGTCCTGAATATGACCGTCTAGTTGTAGAGAAATTGGCACCTCATAGGATAGATCTCATTGCCCTCGCTGGCTACATGAGCATCACCACATGGCCCCTCCTGGAGGCCTATAGAGGGAGGATAGTAAATGTCCATCCCGCTGATCTCTCACTCCTTGACGGAAACGAACGGAAATACGTAGGAATTCACGTGATAAGGGACGCCATCCTAGCAGGGGAATCCGAGCTCAGGGCAAGCACCCATGTGGTCCGAGATAAAGTGGATCATGGGGAGATCTTGGTCGTCTCCAGGCCCATCCCAGTCAGGTTACCAGAGGGGATCGTCTTAAGGGAGCTGGCTCTGGATAAACACCTTCTCAGTGTTACTGTGGATGAGCATCAGGAAGAGCTGAAGAGACAGGGAGATTGGGTGATCTTCCCCCTGACGATCCAGATGATAGCCGCGGGATTTTTCGCCTTAGACGGAGAGGGAGGGGTGTATGTTAACGGGGTGCTCTCCCCAGGAGGATACAGGTTTTAG
- the dapA gene encoding 4-hydroxy-tetrahydrodipicolinate synthase: MEKLNIVGSWPALVTPFNDNNEVDYDILRNLIDFQVENGSNGILLLGSTSEATLLSQSERIKIIDESLAASKNRVSALVGVSASTTKLTIENARYAKDAGADGGLIVQPGYIKPSQEAIYGYFKDVAEAVDLPLVIYNNPSRTGVNVEAETVARLARLENIVALKEAGPNPYGVLRVVELTRGRLNVLCCDCPSYALIFPVLASGGKGTSNVTGSIAPRELAVLSKPWDNYEDVVRSKETFFRFFPLMRMMYVETNPVPLKAALNMVGANVGKPRKPLQELGKKNSATLRHTMKRLGIIDENSYQLEFFSRK; encoded by the coding sequence ATGGAGAAACTCAATATAGTGGGATCCTGGCCAGCACTGGTCACCCCCTTCAACGATAACAATGAGGTCGACTACGACATCCTCCGTAACCTGATTGACTTCCAAGTGGAGAACGGGAGCAACGGGATACTCCTCCTCGGCTCCACAAGTGAGGCTACTCTCCTAAGCCAAAGCGAGAGGATCAAGATCATAGACGAATCACTTGCTGCATCGAAGAATAGGGTCTCCGCCCTGGTAGGAGTCTCAGCATCCACTACAAAACTTACCATTGAAAACGCCCGCTACGCCAAGGACGCCGGGGCCGATGGGGGGCTCATTGTCCAGCCCGGATACATCAAGCCGAGTCAGGAGGCCATCTACGGCTACTTCAAGGATGTCGCCGAGGCTGTGGACCTGCCCCTAGTAATCTACAATAACCCCTCGAGAACGGGGGTTAATGTGGAGGCAGAGACAGTGGCCCGACTAGCCCGCTTGGAGAACATCGTGGCACTAAAGGAGGCGGGACCCAACCCATACGGGGTCCTCAGGGTTGTTGAACTCACACGAGGGAGGCTGAACGTATTATGCTGCGATTGCCCTAGCTACGCCCTCATCTTCCCTGTGCTCGCATCTGGGGGGAAGGGCACTAGTAACGTAACGGGCTCTATCGCCCCTCGAGAACTTGCGGTTCTTTCGAAGCCATGGGATAACTATGAGGACGTGGTGCGCTCCAAGGAGACCTTCTTTAGATTCTTCCCATTGATGCGGATGATGTATGTAGAGACGAATCCTGTGCCCCTTAAGGCAGCCCTGAACATGGTGGGAGCTAATGTGGGGAAACCCCGAAAGCCCCTTCAGGAGCTCGGAAAAAAGAACTCGGCAACCCTTAGGCATACAATGAAAAGGCTCGGGATTATAGACGAAAACTCGTATCAATTAGAGTTTTTTTCCAGAAAATGA
- a CDS encoding YbaK/EbsC family protein, which yields MDIEVYLQEKGIWHKFIEKSETVHTADASEATGIDLHRITKNLVSKTRKGEYVLLVVPGDRRVDLKAAAKALGAKKVRLIPFLEAETISGYPPGGTPTIFHKTLMRVVLDKELAGFKTFYCGGGSNNRLLEVRVNDIKRLTGAIVAEIST from the coding sequence ATGGATATCGAAGTCTACCTACAAGAGAAAGGGATCTGGCACAAATTCATTGAAAAATCAGAGACGGTACACACGGCTGACGCCTCCGAGGCCACGGGAATCGATCTCCACAGGATCACCAAGAATCTTGTCTCCAAAACCCGGAAAGGGGAATACGTCTTGCTGGTTGTCCCAGGGGATAGGAGAGTCGATCTCAAAGCCGCGGCCAAGGCATTGGGTGCGAAGAAAGTGAGACTTATACCCTTTTTAGAGGCAGAAACCATTAGTGGATACCCCCCTGGGGGGACCCCGACCATCTTCCACAAAACCTTGATGAGGGTGGTTTTGGATAAGGAGCTGGCGGGCTTTAAGACGTTCTACTGCGGTGGTGGTTCTAATAATAGACTGCTTGAAGTCAGGGTCAACGATATAAAGCGTTTGACAGGCGCAATCGTGGCAGAGATCTCAACGTAG
- the bshA gene encoding N-acetyl-alpha-D-glucosaminyl L-malate synthase BshA: protein MKIGVTCYPTVGGSGILATRLGVEFAKRGHEVHFVTYERPVAIQGGDPENVHVHLVSVLEYPLFKYPPYTIALASEMYRVSEQHDLDVFHVHYSIPHSTAAHLAREMTGVPYVVTLHGSDVTILGSDSSYLPVNSHTIDEANAITTVSRFMVDEAYSRLGINKEIRVIPNFVDTDIFAPNSCKENYLGNGEDVVISHISNFRPVKRVHDLVYAMKMVSRKDPGTKLMLIGDGPERISVERLVKRLDLEEYVTLTGFRSDVANLLKCSDVVVLCSETESAPLTLLEGMSSGLPVVATRVGGIPEIIKDGVNGLLVQSKNPEAIAEKILELNSDPEMRRSLGEAARETVLEKYTAEKIVGQYLETYESVTII, encoded by the coding sequence ATGAAGATCGGAGTCACCTGTTATCCCACCGTAGGGGGCAGTGGGATCTTGGCAACCCGCCTAGGTGTCGAGTTTGCCAAGAGGGGCCACGAGGTCCACTTCGTCACCTATGAGAGGCCCGTTGCCATCCAGGGTGGCGATCCCGAGAATGTCCACGTCCACTTAGTTTCCGTTCTTGAGTATCCTCTGTTTAAGTATCCTCCCTATACTATTGCACTAGCCTCGGAGATGTACCGAGTCTCAGAGCAGCATGATCTTGATGTGTTTCACGTTCATTACTCCATTCCCCATTCTACGGCAGCCCACTTGGCCCGGGAGATGACAGGCGTTCCCTATGTTGTCACGCTTCACGGCTCCGATGTAACCATCTTGGGGAGTGACTCTTCATATCTTCCCGTAAACTCCCACACTATTGATGAGGCAAACGCTATCACCACAGTCTCCCGGTTCATGGTGGATGAAGCCTACTCGAGGCTCGGGATCAACAAAGAGATCCGGGTCATTCCCAACTTCGTCGACACCGATATCTTTGCTCCGAATTCTTGCAAAGAGAACTATTTAGGAAACGGGGAGGACGTTGTTATATCTCATATCTCTAACTTCCGGCCTGTGAAGCGGGTTCATGACCTTGTCTACGCGATGAAGATGGTCTCTAGAAAGGATCCAGGCACTAAGCTTATGCTCATTGGAGACGGCCCTGAGAGGATTAGCGTCGAGCGGCTAGTTAAGCGCCTCGACCTTGAAGAGTACGTGACGCTTACAGGGTTCAGAAGTGACGTCGCGAACCTCCTGAAATGCAGTGACGTAGTGGTCTTGTGCAGCGAGACTGAGAGCGCGCCCCTCACCCTCCTAGAGGGGATGAGCAGCGGGCTTCCTGTGGTCGCGACGAGGGTGGGTGGGATACCAGAGATCATCAAAGATGGTGTTAATGGTCTTCTGGTGCAGTCTAAGAACCCTGAGGCGATCGCAGAAAAGATTCTTGAACTCAACTCGGACCCGGAGATGAGACGTAGCCTTGGGGAGGCAGCACGAGAGACCGTGTTAGAGAAGTATACCGCGGAGAAGATTGTAGGTCAATATCTGGAAACCTATGAGAGCGTGACAATCATCTAG
- the bshC gene encoding bacillithiol biosynthesis BshC, with protein sequence MTQEVKGAPVHRIYTDYVESGAQRETATELWGKIPVNMGSAYKLLGGIREAYGSIPDELEDLKKAMKTNMRGLGILTKKASENIDRLDRGAIETGQQPYALGGSSLILNKIAYITSLSGLGGEGYVPLFFVADYDGVQAELLNTRVPSPSPRGLLFSYPAGQELENAPIYKLPNPPEAWLKKALESLRGNYRGLLRNTDPGIRDRGLLNLEHSITILKGAYYSTENVSDWSTKTIGTLVNLETDLGIPMLSFSMPGSRILFQSGYENLLSATNRERFIKATNQAAELVKASGYDAGIGLRETDYVPFFLECQESECNRSRIEVNYSRKAGSVTASISGKCPRCGEMYQFSFNAGSPDLTEIAENISPRVDSRQVVVDFVVPILAHIGGPGETSYYAEVIPAARALDLPFPVFVRYTRLFYNAPWNDRYAWDLRARGNCNLIDGELFEALGDWVEARNADDPEGLRNAHVAIRDFIEMTASRLEATLVCLRKEIEEIKAKLRDPEDRQALITEMRGKQVQVQEIERYMSSAMGRFSPERFGQEVSWAWFDIATVAGVRDLLGVFLRQYNKNTPNSLMFYANL encoded by the coding sequence TTGACGCAGGAAGTTAAAGGTGCCCCCGTCCATAGGATCTACACAGACTACGTCGAGAGCGGGGCCCAGAGGGAGACAGCAACAGAACTCTGGGGAAAAATACCCGTCAATATGGGGAGTGCCTACAAGTTGTTGGGGGGCATCAGAGAGGCTTACGGCTCGATCCCAGATGAGCTTGAGGACCTCAAAAAGGCGATGAAGACTAACATGAGGGGTCTCGGAATCCTCACCAAGAAGGCCTCAGAGAATATCGACCGCCTTGACCGGGGAGCTATCGAGACAGGGCAGCAGCCTTACGCCCTTGGGGGATCCAGCCTCATCCTCAACAAGATCGCCTACATCACCAGTCTGAGCGGCCTTGGGGGGGAGGGCTATGTACCGCTCTTCTTCGTCGCCGACTACGACGGAGTTCAGGCAGAGCTCCTCAATACTCGTGTCCCCAGTCCCTCACCGAGGGGGCTCCTCTTCAGCTACCCCGCGGGCCAAGAATTAGAGAACGCTCCCATCTATAAATTACCTAACCCACCAGAGGCTTGGCTTAAGAAGGCCCTAGAGAGCCTCCGGGGAAACTATCGTGGTCTCCTCAGGAACACCGACCCCGGGATCAGGGATAGGGGGCTCCTCAACCTAGAACATTCAATTACTATCCTGAAAGGAGCCTATTACTCAACAGAAAACGTCTCAGATTGGTCCACTAAAACCATTGGTACCCTCGTCAATCTAGAAACGGATCTAGGTATCCCAATGCTATCCTTTTCGATGCCTGGTTCCCGCATACTGTTTCAATCTGGGTATGAAAACCTTCTCTCAGCTACCAATCGAGAGAGATTTATAAAGGCGACCAACCAGGCTGCGGAACTCGTCAAGGCCTCAGGCTATGATGCTGGGATTGGTCTCAGGGAGACCGATTATGTGCCGTTCTTCCTTGAATGCCAGGAATCAGAATGCAACAGATCCAGAATCGAGGTCAATTACAGCAGAAAAGCTGGCTCTGTCACTGCTAGTATTTCAGGAAAGTGCCCGCGGTGCGGCGAGATGTATCAGTTCTCCTTCAATGCCGGAAGCCCCGATCTCACCGAGATTGCAGAAAATATCTCTCCAAGAGTCGACTCTCGCCAAGTTGTCGTCGACTTTGTTGTCCCGATATTGGCCCATATCGGGGGACCTGGAGAGACAAGTTACTACGCAGAGGTTATACCAGCTGCTAGGGCCCTTGACCTACCATTTCCGGTCTTCGTAAGATACACTAGACTCTTTTATAATGCCCCATGGAACGACAGATACGCCTGGGATCTAAGGGCTAGGGGAAACTGCAACCTAATAGACGGGGAGCTCTTTGAAGCATTAGGCGACTGGGTCGAGGCCAGGAATGCAGATGACCCTGAAGGGCTGAGGAACGCCCATGTGGCCATCCGAGACTTTATCGAGATGACAGCAAGTCGGCTCGAAGCAACCCTCGTATGCCTCAGGAAGGAGATCGAGGAGATCAAAGCAAAACTCAGAGATCCGGAGGACAGGCAAGCCTTAATCACGGAGATGCGGGGAAAGCAGGTGCAAGTTCAGGAGATCGAGCGATATATGTCATCAGCGATGGGCAGATTTAGCCCCGAGAGATTTGGCCAGGAGGTGAGCTGGGCCTGGTTTGACATCGCGACTGTCGCTGGGGTCAGGGATCTTCTGGGGGTCTTCCTCAGACAGTACAACAAGAACACCCCCAACTCTTTGATGTTTTATGCGAATCTATAA
- a CDS encoding amidohydrolase family protein — translation MNETKHGINVIDFHAHFPTANWQSRGDRRKRLLDKYGEERMGIFSTQSRKYRAEWRKRWGFEPPEPRGCSDKQLAERWVADMDSKGIKMVNFVTGGGNENLAKVIKMNPRRFTGFAHNALFEEGAEEKVKSAVKELGLKGYKVIASGQTRPIDDEAGYPVWEACERLRIPVVIHFGVLGGGGGPPHNLRNMNPLTLWEPAKMFPRLNFVVPHFGSGYFRELLQLCWSCPNILIDTSGSNQWMRWLPYELDLEKLIKRATETVGPDRLVFGTDSSYFPRGFSEVYLMKQLEACHSIGLDDESIEKIFYGNAARLLRVD, via the coding sequence GTGAACGAAACGAAGCACGGTATAAATGTCATAGATTTCCACGCCCACTTCCCTACGGCCAACTGGCAAAGTAGGGGAGATCGGAGGAAACGGCTCCTAGATAAATACGGTGAGGAAAGGATGGGAATATTCAGCACACAGTCTAGGAAATACAGGGCTGAGTGGCGGAAACGTTGGGGGTTTGAGCCCCCCGAGCCCCGGGGCTGCTCTGACAAGCAGCTGGCCGAACGATGGGTTGCTGACATGGACTCCAAAGGCATCAAAATGGTCAACTTTGTCACAGGCGGGGGGAACGAGAACCTCGCCAAAGTCATAAAGATGAACCCCCGTAGGTTCACCGGATTCGCTCATAACGCCCTCTTTGAGGAGGGAGCTGAGGAGAAGGTAAAAAGCGCAGTCAAGGAGCTCGGCCTCAAAGGGTACAAAGTTATCGCCTCGGGACAAACGAGACCCATCGATGACGAAGCAGGATATCCGGTCTGGGAGGCCTGCGAGAGGCTCAGAATCCCTGTGGTGATCCACTTTGGGGTTCTAGGGGGTGGAGGCGGCCCACCCCACAACCTCAGGAACATGAATCCTCTTACCTTGTGGGAGCCAGCCAAGATGTTCCCCCGCCTCAACTTCGTGGTCCCCCACTTCGGTTCAGGTTATTTCCGGGAGCTCCTCCAGCTCTGCTGGAGCTGCCCTAATATCCTCATCGACACCTCGGGATCCAACCAGTGGATGCGGTGGCTCCCATATGAACTTGACCTGGAGAAACTGATAAAGAGGGCAACTGAAACCGTAGGCCCGGACAGACTTGTCTTCGGTACCGACTCCAGCTACTTCCCCCGGGGATTTAGTGAGGTTTATCTTATGAAGCAACTTGAGGCCTGCCACTCCATTGGGCTTGATGATGAGAGCATTGAGAAGATCTTTTACGGAAACGCCGCGAGGCTCCTAAGAGTTGATTGA
- a CDS encoding PIG-L deacetylase family protein, whose product MTTLSGGILAIFAHPDDETFGCGGTLAHHAEAGHNVGALCLTCSDLERGPELNRAAEALGIRKPIIFPEESLKPTPELIRKVSDVIVKRRPWVVITHLPFDYHREHRAAHGLVKEALEWAGHETIYDDPWVVGRLLLMEVNTLISSPHIVVDISDVWQRKEAAIEAYVSQLAKFQWGYYQDFMVKKAELRGVQGGCGYAEAFLMEPLAISSPFFLKKATRSLF is encoded by the coding sequence ATGACTACATTATCCGGAGGAATTCTGGCGATCTTCGCCCATCCTGACGACGAGACATTCGGGTGTGGGGGCACTCTCGCCCACCACGCCGAGGCGGGGCATAACGTAGGAGCCCTATGCCTCACATGCTCAGACCTTGAGCGAGGCCCTGAGCTGAATCGGGCCGCTGAGGCCTTAGGGATCAGAAAGCCCATAATATTCCCCGAGGAGAGCCTTAAGCCAACGCCGGAGCTCATCCGGAAGGTCTCGGACGTCATCGTTAAAAGGCGCCCCTGGGTTGTCATCACCCATCTCCCCTTCGACTATCACCGGGAGCACCGGGCCGCCCACGGGCTTGTTAAAGAGGCACTGGAGTGGGCAGGCCACGAAACGATCTATGACGACCCCTGGGTTGTGGGAAGGTTGCTGCTCATGGAGGTGAACACCCTTATCTCCAGCCCTCACATCGTGGTCGACATCTCCGATGTCTGGCAAAGAAAGGAGGCTGCCATTGAGGCATATGTATCGCAGCTCGCTAAATTCCAATGGGGGTATTACCAGGATTTCATGGTGAAGAAAGCGGAACTCAGAGGCGTCCAAGGAGGCTGCGGTTACGCAGAGGCGTTCCTCATGGAGCCCCTCGCGATCAGCAGCCCCTTCTTCTTGAAGAAGGCGACCAGGTCTCTGTTTTGA
- a CDS encoding DUF362 domain-containing protein translates to MEITHEGSMALYNRLLKDPPLGPTAPVKRLRSNAYNENGKHVVAIVRSDDRANGIREAISLLGGLAPIVEGVQGEFLIKPNCNTDNPYPIDSHPGTVRAIVESLMGAGVQPDKIVLGETSGRARGLPTRQTMENLGMLAVAEDLGIGVCFFEEEEEWVTVKPPGAPSWPEGIKIPKRVYDAERVILTPIMRPHSTATFTISLKLVVGMLDSVGREWLHDGHAHHAKVVDLNLAYSADLIIADASKILVSNKRNSRRAAEPGIIIASGNRVASDAASVALMRLNGADKVIERAVWEHEQFKIAKIRDLGPHGLEGISLRILDLEGDPGFEDTVSGIRDELES, encoded by the coding sequence ATGGAGATTACTCACGAGGGATCAATGGCCCTCTATAACCGGCTCCTCAAAGATCCACCGCTGGGACCGACGGCGCCAGTAAAACGATTGAGATCTAACGCGTATAATGAGAACGGCAAGCATGTTGTTGCAATTGTCAGATCGGACGACCGTGCTAACGGGATACGCGAGGCCATCTCCCTCCTCGGGGGGCTGGCACCTATTGTCGAGGGGGTCCAGGGTGAGTTTCTCATTAAGCCAAACTGCAACACAGACAACCCATACCCCATAGACTCACATCCTGGGACAGTTAGGGCAATTGTCGAGAGCCTGATGGGTGCTGGAGTGCAGCCGGATAAGATCGTCCTTGGGGAGACCTCCGGGAGAGCGAGGGGACTCCCCACCCGTCAAACCATGGAGAACCTAGGAATGCTTGCGGTAGCCGAGGACCTTGGCATCGGCGTCTGCTTCTTCGAGGAGGAAGAAGAGTGGGTAACAGTTAAGCCACCAGGGGCGCCCTCATGGCCGGAGGGCATCAAAATTCCCAAGCGGGTTTACGACGCCGAGAGGGTGATCCTCACCCCAATTATGAGACCTCATAGCACTGCAACATTCACCATCAGTTTAAAGCTCGTTGTGGGCATGCTCGACTCAGTGGGCCGGGAGTGGCTCCACGACGGCCACGCCCACCACGCGAAAGTCGTGGACCTCAATCTCGCATATTCCGCCGACCTCATAATTGCCGACGCTAGCAAGATTTTGGTCTCCAACAAACGCAACTCAAGGCGCGCCGCCGAGCCAGGGATAATTATCGCGAGTGGCAACAGAGTAGCATCAGACGCAGCATCAGTTGCGCTTATGCGCCTCAATGGGGCTGACAAAGTTATAGAAAGAGCCGTCTGGGAGCACGAGCAGTTCAAAATCGCAAAAATTCGTGACCTGGGACCTCATGGGCTTGAAGGGATCTCCCTAAGGATATTGGACCTAGAAGGCGACCCCGGATTTGAGGACACAGTCTCAGGAATTAGGGACGAATTAGAAAGCTAA
- a CDS encoding S9 family peptidase — MQRLEEIEIMSLFPATPVGDPQINPDGLRILFTYSEVNIEKDRYDTQIWLLDLDTKKPIQFTSGEKNASNPRWSPKGDRILFTSNRPSLGDPEEDKKKPQLFILPTDGGEARQVTKVDEAVQNPAWSPDGKSILFLSDVFKGEKAEGSDVKIIRRIKYKRDGKGYRVGMYPHIFVVQAKGGKAKQLTDGLFDIETATWAPDSTRIAFVTIRGEDADKSFHRNIYTVPVKGGKPTLIWEGKGPIGILEWSPNGRYIAFTGRELKDPDLVWHKNTEIYILDLEGKGVKCLTSKFDRTVARSSGLKWSPDSCHLYALFPKNGTTHVHRIGINGEVRQLTKGEMNIGSFSLDGSGTKFAFNMSDAVTPSELFILDKEQRRLTEMNKGLLRKLRIIAPEEFWFTASDGISVQGWIVKPREFQEGEKYPTCIQIHGGPRGAYGFKLDSTCHEFQVLADHGYAVVYTNPRASIGYGEQFARLISGSWGERDYMDIMEATDHVIMNYNYVDPERLGVLGGSYGGFMTNWIVGHTDRYKAAVTMRCISNWYSFHGTSDIGWMTLPTHELVNGKEPWDDPELCLAKSPITYVTNMTTPMLIIHSEEDHRCPIEQGEQLYIALKKLGRTTEFIRFPDEPHGLSRDGKPKHRIERLQHIVRWFNRYLK; from the coding sequence ATGCAGAGACTTGAGGAGATCGAGATTATGTCCCTGTTTCCCGCAACCCCAGTGGGAGACCCACAGATCAACCCCGACGGCTTAAGAATCCTGTTTACATACTCTGAGGTTAATATTGAAAAGGATAGGTACGACACCCAAATCTGGCTCCTCGATCTCGATACCAAGAAGCCTATCCAGTTCACCTCAGGAGAGAAGAACGCATCCAATCCCCGGTGGTCACCTAAAGGAGACAGAATTCTATTCACATCAAATCGCCCCAGCCTTGGTGACCCTGAAGAAGACAAGAAGAAGCCCCAGCTCTTTATACTCCCCACTGATGGTGGGGAAGCGCGGCAGGTCACCAAGGTAGATGAAGCGGTTCAGAACCCTGCATGGTCCCCCGACGGTAAGAGCATCTTATTCCTCTCCGATGTCTTCAAAGGTGAGAAAGCCGAGGGAAGTGATGTAAAGATCATTCGCCGCATTAAGTACAAGCGCGACGGGAAAGGCTATCGCGTAGGGATGTATCCTCATATCTTTGTAGTACAGGCCAAAGGGGGGAAGGCCAAGCAGCTCACTGACGGACTCTTTGATATCGAGACCGCTACATGGGCCCCCGATTCCACAAGAATAGCCTTTGTCACCATCAGGGGAGAGGACGCAGACAAATCATTCCACAGAAACATCTACACCGTCCCCGTGAAAGGCGGGAAACCCACGCTCATCTGGGAAGGAAAGGGCCCCATTGGGATCCTAGAATGGTCTCCCAACGGGCGATACATCGCCTTCACGGGGAGGGAGCTAAAAGACCCGGACCTCGTCTGGCATAAGAATACTGAGATTTATATCCTCGACTTGGAGGGGAAGGGCGTGAAATGCCTCACCAGCAAATTTGATAGAACCGTAGCCAGGTCATCAGGCCTGAAATGGTCCCCGGACTCTTGTCATCTCTACGCCCTGTTTCCTAAAAATGGTACTACCCACGTCCACAGAATAGGAATTAACGGAGAAGTGAGGCAGTTGACGAAAGGTGAGATGAATATTGGTTCCTTCAGCCTAGACGGCTCGGGTACGAAATTTGCTTTCAATATGTCCGACGCTGTTACCCCATCTGAACTATTCATCCTTGATAAAGAGCAAAGGAGGCTAACCGAGATGAATAAGGGACTTTTGAGGAAGCTCAGAATTATCGCACCCGAAGAGTTCTGGTTCACGGCGAGTGACGGCATCTCAGTTCAAGGATGGATTGTGAAGCCACGGGAGTTCCAAGAGGGGGAGAAATATCCCACGTGTATCCAAATCCACGGGGGTCCCCGAGGGGCTTACGGGTTCAAACTGGACTCCACATGCCACGAATTCCAAGTCCTCGCCGACCACGGATACGCTGTCGTGTACACCAACCCCAGGGCAAGCATCGGTTACGGTGAGCAATTCGCCAGGCTCATTTCCGGGTCCTGGGGGGAAAGGGACTATATGGACATCATGGAGGCTACGGACCACGTCATCATGAACTATAACTACGTAGATCCAGAGAGATTAGGGGTATTAGGGGGGAGTTACGGAGGCTTTATGACCAATTGGATCGTGGGCCACACCGATCGGTACAAGGCAGCGGTGACAATGCGATGCATCAGTAACTGGTACAGCTTCCATGGGACAAGTGACATCGGCTGGATGACCCTGCCCACCCACGAACTCGTTAACGGGAAGGAACCCTGGGACGACCCGGAGCTCTGCTTAGCGAAATCCCCTATCACGTACGTCACGAACATGACGACGCCTATGCTCATCATCCACAGCGAGGAGGACCACCGCTGCCCCATAGAGCAGGGGGAACAGCTCTACATTGCGCTCAAGAAGCTGGGGCGGACCACCGAGTTCATCAGGTTTCCAGACGAGCCCCATGGTCTATCCAGGGATGGGAAGCCAAAACATAGGATAGAACGGCTTCAGCACATCGTCCGCTGGTTCAACAGGTACCTGAAGTAG
- the hxlB gene encoding 6-phospho-3-hexuloisomerase, producing MSWWEASGEILRGISRAVNAIDLGQVEALLDTLMNVKRGGKKALILGAGRSGLVGKAFAMRLMHVGIDVYVMGETITPAIGEGDIVIIISGSGKSAMSITAARVAKRLGSIIFSVTCYPESELARVSDHLVVVPGRDSVSEESEYQSRQLLGEHKPLVPMGTLFEDTCAVFLDGLIVELMTRLEVTEASMREKHSTIE from the coding sequence TTGAGCTGGTGGGAGGCATCCGGAGAGATCCTGCGTGGGATAAGCAGAGCGGTCAACGCCATTGATCTGGGACAGGTGGAGGCCTTGCTAGACACCCTGATGAACGTAAAGAGGGGTGGGAAAAAGGCCCTTATCCTGGGCGCGGGGAGGAGCGGACTAGTGGGAAAGGCCTTCGCGATGCGCCTAATGCACGTGGGCATTGATGTCTACGTGATGGGGGAGACCATAACACCCGCCATTGGGGAGGGAGACATAGTCATAATTATCTCGGGCTCTGGGAAAAGTGCCATGTCCATAACGGCAGCCCGTGTAGCGAAACGGCTCGGTTCGATCATCTTCTCAGTCACCTGCTACCCCGAATCTGAGCTAGCCCGGGTCTCTGACCATCTCGTAGTGGTTCCCGGACGGGATTCTGTCTCTGAGGAGAGCGAGTACCAGAGCCGCCAGCTCTTGGGAGAACACAAGCCCCTAGTCCCTATGGGGACCCTGTTCGAGGACACCTGCGCCGTCTTCCTAGACGGCCTGATAGTTGAACTAATGACACGACTTGAGGTCACAGAGGCCTCGATGAGAGAGAAGCACAGTACCATTGAGTAA